The following proteins are co-located in the Colletotrichum lupini chromosome 4, complete sequence genome:
- a CDS encoding acyl-CoA dehydrogenase — protein sequence MSSVRAFRSLARPARQLRPLAAPALQIRHHSSKHPKGFEAPSQADLTELRERVQEFTRREITEEVAANTDKSNAFPNEMWQKLGEAGFLGMTADEDVGGLAMGYQAHCVVMEEISRASGSIGLSYAAHSQLCVNQLQLNGSPEQKQKYLPGLIAGTSVGALAMSESGAGSDVVSMRTTATAVDGGYVLNGSKMWITNGPDADVIVVYAKTEPEKGSKGVTAFLVETKTKGFSCARKLDKMGMRGSNTGELNFDSVFVPKENILGKINGGVRVLMEGLDLERLVLSAGPLGIMQAALDVALPFTHQRKQFGIPIAQNQFIQGKLADMYTKLQASRAYTYATAKAVDEEGIIKTQDCAGAILYAAERATECTLDSIQLLGGMGYVEEMPASRLLRDAKLYEIGAGTSEIRRMVIGRAFNKEYAHLG from the exons ATGTCAAGTGTTAGAGCATTCAGATCGCTGGCGCGGCCAGCGCGTCAATTGCGACCCCTCGCGGCCCCCGCCCTTCAGATCCGACACCACTCCTCTAAGCATCCCAAGGGATTTGAAGCACCGTCACAAGCCGATCTTACCGAGCTGCGCGAGCGCGTGCAGGAGTTCACAAGGCGCGAGATCACAGAGGAAGTTGCCGCGAACACGGACAAGAGCAATGCCTTCCCCAATGAGATGTGGCAAAAGCTGGGCGAGGCTGGTTTCCTGGGCATGACTGCCGATGAAGACGTTGGTGGTCTGGCCATGGGCTACCAGGCGCATTGCGTCGTCATGGAAGAGATCTCGCGTGCCTCTGGCTCAATTGGTCTCAGCTATGCCGCCCACTCCCAACTATGCGTCAACCAGCTCCAGCTCAACGGTTCTCCGGAGCAGAAGCAGAAGTACCTTCCCGGCCTGATTGCCGGCACGAGCGTCGGCGCCCTCGCAATGTCCGAGTCTGGGGCCGGCAGCGATGTCGTGAGCATGAGGACGACAGCGACGGCCGTCGATGGTGGCTACGTCCTGAACGGCTCCAAAATGTGGATCACCAACGGTCCCGACGCCGACGTCATCGTCGTTTACGCAAAGACGGAGCCCGAGAAGGGTTCCAAGGGCGTCACGGCGTTCCTTGTCGAGACCAAGACCAAGGGCTTCAGCTGCGCGAGGAAGCTCGACAAGATGGGTATGCGCGGAAGCAACACTGGCGAGCTCAACTTTGACTCCGTCTTCGTGCCCAAGGAGAACATCCTCGGCAAGATCAACGGTGGTGTGAGAGTTCTGATGGAGGGTTTGGACCTGGAGCGTCTGGTCCTCAGCGCTGGACCTCTGGGCATCATGCAGGCCGCGCTGGACGTCGCTCTGCCCTTTACCCACCAGCGGAAGCAGTTTGGCATCCCAATCGCTCAGAACCAGTTCATCCAGGGCAAGCTGGCAGACATGTACACGAAGCTACAGGCCTCCCGTGCATACACATACGCCACAGCCAAGGCTGTTGATGAGGAGGGGATCATCAAGACACAGGACTGCGCCGGCGCCATCTTGTATGCTGCCGAGAGGGCGACAGAGTGCACTTTGGACAGCATCCAGCTTCTCGGCGGCATGGGCTATGTCGAGGAAATGCCAGCTTCGAGGCTGTTGAGAGA TGCGAAATTGTATGAGATTGGTGCCGGAACTTCGGAAATCCGGAGAATGGTCATTGGAAGGGCATTCAACAAGGAATATGCCCACCTGGGGTGA
- a CDS encoding carboxyl transferase — MSFSRSSRDVMLLSRQLTRPGFRAPRLPRSARTVATFTPPHQASAISRIQTNVDPTSEEYKENEKHMGEVMKKMQDLTRKVHLGGSAKAREKHLARKKMLPRDRVTALIDPGTTFLELSPLAAHELYPEADVPAGGIITGVGVVEGVTCVIVANDSTVKGGTYYPITVKKHLRAQAVAQENKLPCIYMVDSGGANLPHQADVFPDRDHFGRIFYNQARMSSMGIPQISVVMGPCTAGGAYVPAMSDESIIVENQGHIFLAGPPLVKAATGEVISAEELGGGKMHSSVSGVTDYLAVDDAHAITLARRSISNLNWPTKSPSTAAPVKDYAEPLYSPDELLGIASTNLRKPLPIKEVIARIVDGSEFSEFKRDFGSTLVTGFAHIHGYKVGIVANDGILFAESSVKGAHFIELCAQRGIPLVFLQNISGFMVGSAAERGGIAKHGAKLVTAVACADVPKFTVVVGGSYGAGNYGMCGRAYSPRFLWMWPNSRIGVMGGEQLAAVMETVGKADPELKERIERESDATYSSARLWDDGIIPPQHTRKYLGLGLRAAMSGRNEVKAGDTKFGVFRM; from the exons ATGTCTTTCTCACGGTCATCGAGAGATGTGATGCTTCTGTCGCGTCAATTGACCCGGCCGGGGTTCAGGGCACCCCGCCTCCCGCGATCCGCCCGTACCGTTGCGACCTTCACGCCGCCGCACCAGGCGAGCGCCATCTCCCGAATCCAGACCAATGTCGATCCAACATCCGAAGAGTATAAGGAGAATGAGAAGCACATGGGAGAGGTGATGAAGAAGATGCAGGACTTGACACGCAAGGTGCACTTGGGTGGCTCAGCAAAGGCGAGGGAAAAGCACCTGGCGAGGAAGAAGATGCTGCCGCGCGACCGAGTCACTGCATTGATCGACCCTGGCACGACCTTCTTGGAGTTGTCGCCGCTGGCCGCCCATGAGCTTTACCCCGAGGCTGATGTACCCGCGGGAGGCATCATAACGGGTGTTGGTGTTGTCGAGGGCGTTACGTGTGTGATCGTGGCCAACGACAGCACAGTAAAGGGCGGAACGTACTACCCAATTACCGTCAAGAAGCATCTGAGAGCACAAGCCGTTGCTCAGGAGAACAAGCTGCC TTGTATCTACATGGTCGATAGCGGCGGCGCCAACCTCCCACATCAGGCGGACGTGTTTCCGGATCGCGACCACTTTGGGCGCATCTTCTACAACCAAGCAAGGATGAGCTCCATGGGGATTCCCCAGATTTCGGTCGTAATGGGCCCGTGCACTGCGGGCGGTGCCTATGTGCCGGCAATGAGCGATGAGAGCATCATCGTTGAGAACCAGGGCCACATTTTCCTCGCTGGTCCGCCGCTAGTCAAGGCTGCCACTGGCGAGGTGATTAGTGCGGAGGAGCTGGGCGGCGGCAAGATGCACTCCTCTGTCTCAGGAGTAACAGACTACTTGGCAGTCGACGATGCCCATGCTATTACACTTGCGAGGCGGAGCATCAGCAACCTGAACTGGCCTACAAAATCACCTTCAACAGCAGCACCCGTGAAGGATTATGCTGAGCCTCTATACTCGCCGGACGAGCTTCTGGGTATCGCCAGTACCAACCTCCGGAAGCCCTTGCCCATCAAGGAGGTTATTGCTCGCATTGTCGACGGCTCCGAATTCTCCGAGTTCAAGCGCGACTTCGGTTCAACCTTGGTCACCGGATTTGCTCATATTCATGGCTACAAGGTTGGTATTGTAGCCAACGATGGAATCTTATTTGCCGAATCTTCTGTGAAGGGCGCACACTTCATTGAGCTGTGTGCTCAACGAGGAATTCCGCTAGTCTTCCTCCAGAACATCTCCGGCTTCATGGTCGGCTCCGCCGCCGAGCGTGGTGGCATCGCCAAGCATGGCGCAAAGCTTGTCACTGCTGTAGCATGCGCCGATGTTCCCAAGTTTACCGTCGTTGTCGGAGGTAGCTATGGTGCCGGAAACTACGGCATGTGCGGGCGAGCTTACAGCCCCCGTTTCCTGTGGATGTGGCCGAACTCACGCATTGGTGTCATGGGCGGTGAGCAGCTGGCTGCCGTTATGGAGACTGTTGGCAAGGCCGATCCCGAGTTAAAGGAGAGGATAGAACGGGAAAGCGACGCAACGTACTCGTCAGCCAGATTATGG GACGACGGCATTATTCCTCCCCAGCATACCCGTAAATATTTGGGTCTAGGCCTTAGAGCAGCCATGTCAGGCCGGAATGAAGTCAAGGCTGGTGATACCAAGTTTGGCGTGTTTCGAATGTAA
- a CDS encoding dienelactone hydrolase: MSSHTAKAARSASQALSRSSSQIPKQPHSPTPAIASRPTTTTTPKSFATCYSSTTTSTPLTQQFHKSFSTQAAKMSTMHAQHGHSEGCCNIPPVVSKGYDAKGSYEEIGSKKTYVTGPADAKKAIVVTFDIFGFFPQTLQGADILATSGAEKYRVFIPDWFAGEPCPIEWFPPDTEEKQKNLGGFFQKFPPPKIAEQTPDYVKAIQSKYSSIESFATIGYCWGGKVVSLVTSGDKNPFKVAAEVHPAMVEPEDAKGIKIPLIMLASKDEPEEDVKKFEANLNVTKHVETFKDQIHGWMAARSDLEDSRVKEEYTRGYKTVLEFFGKNF, translated from the exons ATGTCTTCCCACACTGCCAAAGCCGCGCGCTCCGCTTCCCAAGCTTTATCTAGATCGTCGTCCCAGATTCCCAAACAACCTCACTCCCCCACCCCTGCGATAGCTTCCCGACCAACAACCACAACAACACCAAAGAGCTTTGCGACTTGCTACAGCTCAACCACCACATCGACACCCCTTACACAGCAATTTCACAAGTCGTTCTCGACACAAGCCGCCAAGATGTCGACTATGCATGCTCAGCACGGCCACAGCGAGGGATGCTGCAACATCCCTCCTGTCGTCTCCAAGGGCTACGATGCCAAGGGCAGCTATGAAGAGATCGGATCAAAGAAGACTT ACGTCACCGGTCCCGCCGACGCAAAGAAGGCCATCGTCGTCACTTTCGATATCTTTGGATTCTTCCCCCAGACGCTTCAAGGAGCCGATATCCTGGCCACCAGCGGCGCCGAGAAGTACCGCGTCTTCATCCCGGACTGGTTCGCCGGCGAACCCTGCCCCATCGAGTGGTTCCCCCCCGACACCGAGGAGAAGCAGAAGAACCTCGGCGGTTTCTTCCAGAAGTTCCCGCCTCCCAAGATTGCCGAGCAGACCCCGGACTACGTCAAGGCCATCCAGTCAAAGTACTCATCCATTGAGTCTTTTGCTACCATTGGC TACTGCTGGGGCGGGAAGGTCGTTTCACTCGTGACCTCGGGTGACAAGAACCCCTTTAAGGTCGCCGCCGAGGTCCATCCCGCCATGGTCGAGCCCGAGGATGCCAAGGGCATCAAGATTCCGCTCATTATGCTCGCTTCCAAGGACGAGCCCGAGGAGGATGTCAAGAAGTTCGAGGCCAACCTCAACGTGACTAAGCACGTCGAGACTTTCAAGGACCAGATTCACGGATGGATGGCTGCTCGTTCTGACCTGGAAGATTCCAGAGTTAAGGAGGAGTACACTCGTGGATACAAGACAGTTCTCGAGTTCTTTGGAAAGAACTTCTAA
- a CDS encoding WD repeat domain-containing protein mip1 codes for MTAAAAQDQTHSRPSPASHLRQSSSSKPTPSTSQPRHYASISRRTNSTALLGVNGSPNNMPQTQGLNGSSAFPDATTQPSPFGGAAPPLALQRSTSHDDSNARRPSSAPGNKQNLAAGFSTGEQSDSDRPKRPSVKPLLMRSKSEFGVSRPEEVDHSEEDIPHWGARHGFDEYHESPEILAQIANLCASPLGGLVAALSSRTGLTIVSYRRASRKERRLGALLFWLARTTCWDAVAQNPTFQTMQSPGWMGPTTVLAVLDPDEPECDNIASLRHWDSLVSTRILSHADSFLQNWYMYWTDKRHETTGKPKATLHKLQDWRMRDRLKTVSAALAVCLNISVEPPDQLKTNPGAKLEAWTDPTTPPPQKALENIGKALQAQYETLAIRTRYKQYLDPSVEETKKFCQSLRRNAKDERVLLHYNGHGVPKPTASGEIWVFNKNYTQYIPVSLYDLQQWLHAPTIYVWDCSEAGNILNNYHRFVEKHEQEEDEAAARDPNYEKTVFQPYIHLAACGVKENLPTNPLLPADLFTACLTTPIEMALWFFVLQNPLKTNLTPERAKKLPGRLQERRTPLGELNWIFTAITDTIAWTTLPRHLFRKFFRQDLMVAALFRNFLLAQRIMSVYGCHPQSFPELPETRQHPLWASWDLAVDMALAQLPMLERKENEGLEYEYQNSTFFTEQLTAFDVYLTRGDALSQRPPEQLPVVLQVLLSQQHRVRALILLGRFLDLGPWAVQLALSIGIFPYVLKLLQSAAAELKPVMIFIWTRILAVDISCQQDLIKDSGYNYFAQILKPSEGLPVVNEAEHKAMCAFILSMLCKDYKPGQHVCNQTDIMTYCLMHLQNQENPLLRQWSCLCISQLWQELPEAKWRGIRENAPAKLSFLTKDPVPEVRAAMVYSMTTFLGIIDLTDEVARIEESIAWTLLDMANDGSPMVRREFLVFLSRFILRFESKFIVAAYEQLQEEREYLLFPPGQDGMDHKMGLHYARKENRNADGTIKPNVHGFAHNTVFSACWKHALMLNVDPHPEVQRDATVIVDHVHQAVMASAVGEHAQSLIDDIRKRAKRASTKNHLHLSQRSNAIGVSNSLATPPLPSPGLLRRTASLLFQLPLFGNDGKADASEKPNYSSPAPSPGLHRVGSQKIKAPELAEAPPEQSDPTAIHANYHIAKEPVSTGFEDRKLGEAPAMPLQSSFLEWSIEYFWEPQMKPSESDEPGSTEYNERLWRRSRNDFILTETQPLKQFAGSHKWNNQLGITNNGSQPAKLTFHQFEDQVAVADDGNTVCVWDWKKHARLSKFSNGNPEGSRISDMKFINEDDQAFLMTGSSDGVLRIYQNYDSDKSINLASSWRALTHMVPSNVNSGMVFDWQQSLGRVLVAGDVRVIRVWSAGAEKCVIDIPARSGSCVTSLTSDQMTGHTVVAGFGDGAVRVFDTRIRPQDSMIKKWKDETDRQWIKSVHLQRGGQRELLSASRNGKVKLWDIRMDRPLHVYQTTRDTLRTASTHEHLPVFAVGTSAHAVKVFNFDGQELSRVEPYSSFLQQNRGSPIAATAFHPHKPILACAARGDYHVNLFTCEKSEPQSLVAYILGTGEVLAFDLVALCDNGRQMIHTLFGPERDDEARTRLNEDGYVNLIRSQNANLLVEERVFHGSYTLLNLAAESWAICLVRNHLYTSEICTLGRNGWANCKASGGCERVRELGWSWLPYDRLVRIGEAGVFCRLNKSRADDVEECQLAICRLFFARRLRSSAYSDFAVPTMVREVNTRPEIRETEARRRELAEVALAVKPEVYGSGVDAILDRQLRVIVDNHQPSGSGELNKGILTDPKPREAIDQGWVDVGDTMTQASFGKEDPEPVEQGSARTTTPKAETDLDRKLHEITDENSLSETRDLLQQGANPNTLSAQGTLPLCEHARRGNLETVKLLLYHEAGVDLSDASGRTAISYAAETTDPAMARLLMAVPGIDVNLKDGDLRAPVWYALCAWIKSGRIFVPDTDTLFVLLEDERVRVEDVDGEGRGLLHLAAAAGAADLVEFLCGRGDVDVNRRDGRGRTAVAYAMGWKDVGVLGVLLKYGAGITVAQGKGFDVVSPRRRRRWVQGRWCYARIID; via the exons ATGACGGCTGCCGCTGCGCAAGATCAGACCCATTCTCGCCCCTCGCCCGCCAGTCACCTTCGACAGTCGAGCTCCTCCAAACCCACACCCTCAACTTCTCAACCTCGACATTACGCCAGCATATCGCGGAGGACAAACAGCACTGCGCTGCTCGGAGTTAATGGAAGTCCCAACAACATGCCGCAAACTCAGGGTCTTAACGGATCCTCCGCCTTCCCCGATGCGACAACTCAACCCTCACCATTCGGCGGTGCTGCTCCCCCTCTAGCACTTCAACGATCCACGAGCCACGATGATAGCAATGCAAGACGCCCTTCAAGTGCCCCTGGTAACAAACAGAATCTGGCCGCCGGCTTCTCTACCGGCGAACAATCGGATTCGGATCGACCGAAGCGGCCATCCGTGAAACCGCTGCTTATGCGATCCAAGAGCGAATTTGGAGTCAGCCGCCCCGAGGAGGTTGATCACTCTGAAGAAGATATCCCTCATTGGGGCGCCAGACATGGCTTCGATGAATATCACGAGTCGCCGGAAATCCTGGCCCAAATAGCAAAT CTCTGCGCCTCCCCACTTGGCGGCCTTGTGGCGGCGCTGTCCAGCCGGACTGGTCTAACCATAGTCTCCTATCGGCGCGCGTCGCGCAAAGAAAGGAGACTTGGTGCTCTGCTCTTTTGGCTTGCTCGTACGACATGCTGGGACGCTGTTGCCCAGAATCCA ACATTTCAGACGATGCAGTCTCCCGGGTGGATGGGGCCGACAACCGTATTGGCAGTCTTGGATCCAGACGAGCCCGAGTGCGACAACATCGCTTCTTTGCGCCATTGGGACTCGTTGGTTTCAACTCGCATCTTGAGCCATGCTGACTCCTTTCTCCAGAATTGGTACATGTATTGGACCGACAAGCGACACGAGACAACCGGCAAGCCCAAGGCGACATTACACAAGCTGCAGGATTGGCGCATGCGAGATAGACTTAAGACAGTATCTGCTGCGCTGGCCGTCTGCCTTAATATTTCAGTCGAGCCTCCCGACCAGCTTAAGACGAACCCGGGCGCCAAACTGGAAGCATGGACAGACCCTACAACGCCGCCACCTCAGAAGGCCCTCGAGAACATCGGCAAAGCCCTCCAGGCGCAGTACGAGACACTGGCTATACGCACAAGATATAAGCAGTACCTCGATCCGTCGGTGGAAGAGACCAAAAAGTTCTGCCAGTCCCTGCGTAGAAATGCCAAGGATGAGCGGGTTCTTCTTCATTACAATGGCCACGGCGTGCCGAAGCCCACTGCCAGTGGAGAGATCtgggtttttaataagaattacACTCAGTACATCCCAGTATCGCTATACGATCTTCAACAGTGGCTTCACGCCCCTACGATTTACGTCTGGGACTGTTCCGAAGCCGGCAACATCCTCAACAACTACCACAGATTTGTCGAGAAGCACGAacaagaagaggacgaagcTGCCGCGAGAGATCCCAACTACGAGAAGACCGTGTTTCAGCCCTATATCCACTTAGCTGCCTGCGGCGTCAAGGAGAATCTCCCTACCAACCCTCTCCTCCCAGCCGATCTATTCACGGCATGTCTCACTACCCCTATCGAAATGGCTCTTTGGTTCTTCGTTCTTCAAAACCCCCTCAAGACGAATCTTACCCCAGAGCGCGCCAAGAAGCTGCCCGGTAGGCTACAGGAGAGAAGAACGCCACTCGGCGAGTTGAACTGGATCTTCACAGCCATCACGGATACTATCGCTTGGACTACACTGCCCCGACACCTATTCCGAAAGTTTTTCAGGCAGGATCTCATGGTGGCCGCTCTCTTCCGCAACTTTCTCCTAGCCCAGAGAATCATGTCTGTCTATGGGTGCCATCCGCAGTCTTTCCCCGAGCTCCCTGAGACCCGGCAGCACCCATTGTGGGCAAGCTGGGACTTGGCCGTGGATATGGCACTAGCCCAACTGCCTATGCTGGAGAGAAAGGAGAACGAAGGTCTCGAGTACGAGTACCAGAACTCAACCTTTTTCACCGAACAACTGACAGCATTCGACGTTTACCTGACTCGTGGCGATGCACTTTCTCAGAGGCCCCCTGAGCAGCTTCCAGTGGTGCTGCAAGTTCTGCTGAGCCAACAGCACAGAGTCAGAGCGCTCATCTTGCTCGGAAGATTCCTCGACTTAGGCCCCTGGGCAGTCCAGCTTGCCCTGAGCATAGGCATCTTCCCATATGTCCTCAAGTTGTTGCAGTCCGCTGCCGCAGAGCTGAAGCCGGTCATGATCTTCATTTGGACCCGCATTTTGGCTGTGGATATCTCATGCCAGCAGGACCTTATCAAGGACAGCGGATACAACTACTTTGCCCAGATATTGAAGCCGTCCGAGGGCTTGCCAGTCGTTAACGAAGCTGAGCATAAGGCGATGTGCGCTTTCATTCTATCGATGCTCTGCAAGGATTATAAGCCAGGGCAGCATGTGTGCAACCAAACCGACATAATGACCTACTGCTTAATGCACCTGCAGAATCAAGAGAATCCGCTCCTGCGTCAGTGGTCGTGTCTGTGCATCAGTCAGCTGTGGCAGGAACTCCCAGAGGCTAAATGGCGTGGCATTCGAGAGAATGCGCCAGCCAAGTTGTCATTTCTGACAAAGGATCCTGTTCCTGAAGTCCGAGCTGCCATGGTGTATTCCATGACTACTTTCCTTGGCATCATCGACCTGACGGATGAGGTCGCTCGGATCGAAGAATCCATCGCTTGGACACTTCTAGACATGGCCAACGACGGAAGTCCAATGGTCCGTCGCGAGTTCCTTGTCTTCCTGTCAAGGTTTATTCTTCGCTTTGAGAGCAAGTTCATTGTCGCTGCTTATGAACAGCTTCAAGAAGAAAGGGAATATCTCCTGTTCCCTCCTGGCCAGGATGGCATGGACCACAAGATGGGCCTGCATTATGCACGGAAAGAGAACAGAAATGCAGACGGCACCATCAAGCCCAATGTTCACGGTTTTGCTCACAATACTGTCTTCTCAGCCTGCTGGAAGCACGCTCTGATGCTCAATGTTGATCCTCATCCTGAGGTTCAGCGTGACGCTACAGTAATTGTGGACCATGTCCACCAAGCCGTGATGGCTTCGGCTGTTGGTGAGCATGCGCAGAGTCTCATCGATGACATCCGAAAGAGGGCAAAGCGTGCGTCGACAAAGAATCACTTGCACTTGAGCCAAAGAAGTAATGCGATTGGCGTTTCTAACTCTTTGGCTACTCCACCACTGCCATCTCCTGGCCTGTTGCGTCGCACGGCAAGCTTGCTTTTCCAGCTGCCACTATTCGGCAATGATGGAAAGGCCGATGCCAGCGAAAAGCCGAACTACTCTTCTCCGGCACCATCACCCGGTCTGCATAGGGTTGGCTCCCAGAAGATCAAGGCCCCTGAGCTTGCTGAAGCGCCACCAGAACAGAGCGATCCAACGGCTATCCATGCCAATTATCACATTGCCAAAGAGCCTGTCTCCACTGGATTTGAGGATCGTAAGCTGGGCGAAGCACCAGCCATGCCACTGCAAAGTTCTTTCCTAGAGTGGTCTATTGAATACTTCTGGGAGCCTCAGATGAAGCCGAGCGAGTCGGACGAGCCTGGCAGCACTGAGTATAACGAACGGCTCTGGAGAAGATCCCGGAACGACTTCATCTTGACAGAAACGCAACCACTCAAGCAGTTCGCCGGTAGCCATAAGTGGAATAATCAGTTGGGCATCACCAACAATGGCTCGCAACCTGCCAAACTCACCTTCCACCAGTTTGAAGACCAGGTTGCGGTTGCAGACGATGGTAACACGGTGTGCGTTTGGGATTGGAAGAAGCATGCACGGCTGAGCAAGTTTTCCAACGGAAATCCTGAAGGGTCGAGGATCAGTGATATGAAGTTCATCAATGAGGACGACCAGGCATTCCTGATGACTGGTTCGTCAGATGGAGTCCTCAGAATCTACCAAAACTACGATTCCGACAAATCCATCAACCTAGCCTCGTCTTGGCGAGCACTTACACACATGGTGCCCAGTAACGTCAACTCCGGTATGGTGTTCGACTGGCAGCAGTCGCTCGGCCGCGTACTTGTGGCTGGCGATGTGCGTGTCATTCGGGTGTGGTCTGCTGGCGCTGAGAAATGCGTCATTGACATTCCCGCCCGGTCTGGCTCCTGCGTCACGTCTTTGACATCTGACCAGATGACCGGTCACACAGTTGTGGCAGGGTTCGGCGACGGCGCTGTCCGCGTTTTCGACACCCGTATCAGACCCCAGGACTCCATGATCAAGAAGTGGAAGGACGAAACGGATAGGCAATGGATCAAGAGCGTTCATTTGCAGCGCGGCGGACAACGAGAACTGCTCAGCGCAAGCAGAAACGGAAAGGTCAAACTGTGGGATATTCGCATGGATCGACCTCTCCACGTTTACCAAACAACTCGAGACACCCTTCGAACAGCCAGCACGCATGAACATCTGCCGGTGTTTGCTGT TGGAACATCTGCACATGCCGTGAAGGTCTTCAACTTCGACGGTCAAGAGTTGTCCCGTGTCGAACCGTACTCAAGCTTCCTTCAACAGAACAGGGGCTCTCCCATCGCAGCAACTGCCTTCCACCCGCACAAGCCGATCTTGGCTTGCGCTGCTCGTGGAGACTACCACGTCAACCTCTTTACCTGCGAGAAGTCCGAGCCCCAATCCCTGGTTGCCTA CATACTAGGGACTGGCGAGGTTTTGGCGTTCGATTTGGTCGCGTTATGCGACAACGGCAGACAGATG ATTCATACATTGTTTGGGCCTGAACGTGACGATGAAGCAAGGACCAGATTAAACGAGGATGGCTACGTCAATCTCATCAGGAGTCAG AACGCTAATCTGCTGGTCGAGGAGAGAGTCTTCCATGGAAGTTATACATTACTTAACCTAGCAGCCGAAAGCTGGGCGAT CTGCCTGGTGCGTAACCACCTTTACACCAGTGAGATCTGCACTCTTGGGCGCAATGGATGGGCGAATTGCAAGGCTTCAGGGGGTTGCGAAAGAGTTAGAGAGTTGGGTTGGTCTTGGTTGCCTTATGATAGGCTGGTGC GTATTGGCGAGGCTGGCGTTTTCTGTCGGCTCAACAAAAGCCGTGCTGACGACGTTGAGGAGTGTCAACTAGCAATTTGTCGTCTCTTCTTTGCCAGACGTCTTAGATCGAGCGCGTATTCCGACTTTg CAGTACCGACGATGGTTCGTGAAGTCAATACCAGGCCCGAAATCCGGGAAACGGAGGCGCGGCGGCGCGAGTTGGCTGAGGTTGCTCTCGCGGTGAAGCCCGAGGTGTACGGTTCCGGTGTAGACGCCATCTTGGACCGGCAGCTTCGGGTAATTGTCGACAATCACCAACCTTCTGGCTCCGGCGAACTCAATAAGGGGATTTTGACGGATCCGAAGCCTCGTGAAGCTATCGATCAGGGATGGGTCGACGTCGGTGACACCATGACCCAGGCATCTTTCGGAAAAGAAGATCCAGAACCTGTTGAGCAAGGGTCGGCTCGCACTACTACCCCCAAAGCCGAGACCGATCTGGACAGAAAACTACACGAAATCACCGATGAGAATTCCTTGAGTGAAACACGGGATCTTCTCCAGCAGGGAGCGAACCCAAACACATTATCCGCTCAAGGAACCCTCCCCCTCTGCGAACACGCCCGGCGCGGAAACCTGGAAACAGTCAAGTTACTCCTCTACCACGAAGCCGGCGTCGACCTATCCGACGCGAGCGGTCGAACGGCGATATCCTACGCCGCGGAAACGACGGACCCGGCAATGGCTCGCTTGTTGATGGCGGTCCCGGGCATAGACGTCAACCTCAAAGACGGTGATCTGAGGGCGCCGGTGTGGTATGCCCTCTGCGCGTGGATCAAGTCCGGTCGGATCTTTGTGCCTGATACGGATACATTGTTTGTGCTTCTTGAGGACGAGAGGGTGAGGGTTGAGGATGTCgatggggaggggagggggttgCTGCATCTTGCTGCTGCGGCTGGGGCTGCGGATCTTGTGGAGTTTTTGTGTGGTAGGGGTGATGTCGATGTGAATCGTCGAGATGGGAGGGGACGTACTGCTGTTGCGTATGCTATGGGGTGGAAGGATGTCGGGGTGCTTGGGGTGTTGTTGAAGTATGGTGCTGGGATCACGGTGGCTCAGGGCAAGGGCTTTGATGTTGTTTCTCCGAGGCGGAGGAGAAGATGGGTTCAAGGGCGATGGTGCTATGCTCGTATCATAGACTGA
- a CDS encoding NUDIX domain-containing protein: protein MAPSALPEEPQMYASSISEMARGRKFYPSNKFIISCGTVTIDMRARRVLLIYNKRHAIYQMPKGRKDIGEDLLAAALRETREETGVTVKPVTLRLSTRATPAGGPSGAPEVSEEITDTEPIAVCHYPDPATGAMKMVFYFVAEGNCDLGPEGWTGEDRVKFDVSWVDVDEAADKLAFKEDGMVVTKALEDLRKSGYDI, encoded by the coding sequence ATGGCACCCTCCGCTCTACCGGAAGAGCCCCAGATGTACGCATCAAGCATTTCAGAAATGGCACGCGGCCGCAAGTTCTACCCTTCAAACAAGTTCATCATCAGCTGCGGCACCGTCACAATCGACATGCGGGCACGACGCGTGCTGCTGATCTATAACAAGAGACACGCTATCTACCAGATGCCCAAGGGGCGGAAAGATATCGGCGAAGACCTTCTTGCAGCAGCGCTGCGCGAAACGCGCGAGGAGACGGGCGTTACGGTGAAGCCCGTCACCTTGAGACTCAGCACGAGAGCCACGCCTGCGGGTGGACCCTCCGGTGCCCCGGAGGTGTCTGAGGAGATCACTGACACGGAACCGATCGCTGTGTGTCACTACCCTGACCCGGCTACTGGCGCTATGAAAATGGTGTTTTACTTTGTTGCGGAGGGGAATTGTGATCTTGGACCCGAGGGCTGGACGGGGGAGGACAGAGTCAAGTTTGACGTGAGCTGGGTCGATGTTGATGAAGCTGCGGACAAGTTGGCTTTCAAGGAGGATGGCATGGTCGTCACCAAGGCTCTGGAGGATTTGAGAAAATCGGGGTATGATATCTGA